Genomic DNA from Bifidobacterium sp. ESL0769:
AAAAATTCGAAAAAACTGTTGAAAACAGTGACTGCTGCGGCGCTTGCTGTGGCCACTCTTGTCGGTGTCGCTGCATGCGGCGAGCAGACCCCGCAACCGCAGGGAACCGAATCATCCACCCAGACACCCGACATTACCGAAGCGCAGGAAAAGACAATTCGCAAGGATATTCTCGCCGCGCTTAACACTTCGGACAAGGCCAAGACCCCGGACGGTCTTTCCGCGCGGGTCACCGGTCCGGCGCTCGAGGTGCGTACCAGCGAACTGGCGATTGCGCAGGCCACCGGTGCAATGGATCCCAAGGCCATCATCCCCAAAGACATCGCGCAGACCATCATTCCAACCCAGTCCGGTTGGCCGCGTTCCGTGTTCTCCATCACCACCACCACGCAGGACCAGCAGTCCAAGCGACTTCTGGTGATGACCCAGGCCAGTCCGCGCAGCAATTACAAGCTGTGGGGTGTCGTCAGGCTTTTCCAAGGCGCAAAGCTGCCGGAGTTCGCCATCCCGTCGATCGGGGCCAGTATGGGCTCTCCTGACGATTCAGGGCTGCCGATTTCTCCGCAGCAGACCGTGGACGACTACGCGGATGTGTTGACGCACGGTACGCAGAGCAAGTTCGCTTCGAAATTCAGCAACGATTATTTCCGCGACGATCTCGCCAAGCTCTCCGCCACCGTCCAACAGGGTATGGAACGCAACCACGGCACGCAGACGCAGACCTTCACACCGGCCAAAGGCCGGATTTCGGTGATGCGCTCCACCGAGGGCGGCGATTTGGTGGTCGCACAGATTAATTCGGAATGGACGCGCAGTGCCGGCGAAGGGCGCGAATCGCAGCCGGCCAGCGACGCCGAACGTGCGCTGTTCGGGCAGGGTAAGGCTACGGCCACCATGAAAGTGACGTATGTCAACGTTCTGGCCTTCTACGTTCCACCTGCCAAGTCCGGCAAAAAGGTGGTCGCGGTAGGTGCCGAGCGCCAGCCCATCAAGGTCGAAGCGGTCTAAACTGTACGCCAATTAAGATCAAGTCGCTGTAGGTTCTTTAGGCTGTCTACGGATTGTCGAGATGTTGTAGGTTTTCTTGACTCTTGTTTGAGGTCCGCCGTCAGGTAAAGCGGTGTTCTGCGGTGGCGGGCGACAGGTAGATTAGACATTGTTATATACGTTTCGGCAGATAGTGAGTCTTGTGCTGCAATAGCGCAGAGACTTGAATGAGAAAGAAGGCACTTTTGGCAGCAGCGAATAATCCTCAGTCGAATCCGGGCATTTCATTGGCGGGTGCAGTCGATTTAAGTTCCATCAAGCATCAGGTACAGGCTGAGCCGGGCCAGGCCGGCGGCGCACCGAGCGCGGGCGGCTACGTCATCGACGTCACCGAGGCTACGTTCCAGGCGGTTCTGCAGACCTCCGCCACGTATCCGGTGGTGTTGCTGTTGTGGATTCCCACTGACGATCGTCTGTTTGCCATGGCCAAGAAGCTTGGTGATGCTATCAACGCGATGAAGGGGCAGCTGCAGCTTGCTCGCGTCGACATCAATGCGGAACCCGAAATCGCCCAGGCTTTCCAGATTAAGGGCGCTCCGGCGTTGTTTGCGCTTATCGGCGGACGGCCGATGCCGATTCTCGAGGGCCTGCCAAGCGACGAGGAATTGACGCAGATCACCGATACTTTGCTGCCGCAGATTGTGCAGCTGGCCCAGCAAGCCGGCGTCACCGGCACTGCACCGTATTCCGGCGATCCCGATGCCGACGCTGCTGCCGGCGAGGGCGGAGCCGACGCGGCCGAGCAGGTGCCGCCCGAACATCAGCAGGCCCATCAGCTTGCGGCCGACGGCGACTACGCCGGTGCCGCCGAGGCCTATGCTCAGGTACTCGAAGCGAATCCGAACGACACCTTGGCTGCCCGGGAGCGTTCCAAGGCTTTGCTGCTGGCCCGTTCAGGCAGTGCGGATGTGCGTGAGGTCCGCGCGGCTGCGGCCGAGCATCCCGACGACGTGGACGCGCAGCTCGCCGTCGCCGATATCGATATGATCGGTGGCCAGATCGAGGATGCATTCTCGCGCTTGCTTGATTACCTTGCCGCCGGCCACAAGGCCGACTTGGAGCCGGTTCGTAAGCGTCTGCTCGAGTACTTCGTCATCCCAGAGCCCGACGACCCGCGCCTCAAGGCCGCTCGTCGCCGCCTCTCGACGCTGATGTACTGAGATTCACCGTTTGCTTATAGTTTCCATACCGTAAGAGTGCACTTTTCTGGCATTGCTGTCAGAAAAGTGCATTTTGCTTTCCGTGGTATGCATGTTCCCGATGCTGTTGCTGTGAAGGTGCACTTTTCCGACGCTACTGTCTGAAAAGTGCGTTCTGGCTTGGGTAAAACGCACTTATCTGACGCCACTGTCGCAGAGGTGCATTTGCTCTAAAGTGCATGTTTGTGACGCTGCCATCAGAAGAGTGCAAGTAAGGTTCACTAGGATGCACATTTGTGGCGCGAGCGTAGGAAAAGTGCACTTTGGCTCAGCTAGGATGCACTTTTTCGCGGTCACGCCAGAATGATGCACCAGCAGTCGTCTATTCGTGTCGATTACGACCGTAGATCTGCTCGAAGTGTGGGCCCTGTTCGGCCAGCTCGTGGTCGAAGTCCTCGCTCCAGGTCGCAAACGGTTTTCCAGCGAGCCCGTCGTTGGAAAACCGTGCCTGATCGGTGATTTCGGTGATGCAGAAGTCAGGAATAATAAGGTTTGTCACCGGCCTCGAACGCTTGGCTTCAGCTACCACGAGCGGCGCGTTCGATCCGCCGAACACATCGATGTCCCAGCCGTCCTCACCGATCCATGCCGCGAAACGGTTCTTGATGATGACCTGGCCGCCGCGCTTGATGAGCTCGGCTGCGATATTGGCGTCGATTTCGCGCTCGGCCTCGTAGCGTGTGCCGCCCACGGACGGGCCTTTGATGGCGACGGATGCCTCGGTGAAGCTGTCCCGATATTGGTCGAGCACCGCCATCGCATCGGTGTCGGCGTTCATCCCGATGCGGACTTTCCGGCTGATGAGTCGCACGCGCAGCGCATAGTTGTCGGAATGAACGTAGTAACTCTGCACGATAAGCGTTGGCGCGCTGCCGTCATCGAGTTCTGCGGGCATGGTCCGGCAGAAGAACCGCCGGTCGAATTCGAAGTCGTTCATTTCAGGAGACATATTCCAAGTCTAGACGAGATGGCGGCATTGTGCACTTGTTTGTGCATATATGCGATTCGGAACGGCAGAAATTTGTGGAAATGAATATTCCCGAGTGTTTCGTGTGCATATGTATTCGTACGGCGGCGCAAAGTCATGCGGCATTGGTGTTGATACACAATTGTTTGGCTGTCTTGCAAGCAGGTCGTTAAAGCGTGTGACATGCTTGGCAAACCAATCAGCGATGCCGTCGAGGCCACGCCGTTGGTCGGCTGAGGTGCTATGCTTTAAACCGTTGTTTGGGTCCGTAGCTCAGCTGGATAGAGCGTTCGCCTCCGGAGCGAAAGGTCGCGGGTTCGAATCCCGTTGGGCCCACAAAGTCAGCAAAGTGTACGCTGTTGTATAATGATTTTTAGTCTTTTAAAATACCAGGATGGGCTTCAGCAATGAAATCAGGCAGTGTCAAAGATGTGCGGTCGGGAAATCGGATAGCCGCAATAAAGCGTTATTTTCAAAATGCTGATATTCTTGCAAGGCCACTTCAACTGATTCGGCGATTGCTGGTACTGGCGAGCGGTGTTTTTGGGCTGTTTTGCGCCGTCATGACGCTCGTTTTTGCTGTTGTCAGTCCGCTGAATATTTTGTCTAGAGTCATGCTCGTTCTTCTTGGTGTGATGTCGGTTTTTCTGCTGTGTTATGCCATATTTATGGCTATTTTCAGGGCTACCTTACCAATCAGCGCGCTTGTAAAGACGTTCGGCGTGCCAGCTATCTTGCTCGGTTTGCTCCTAGTGTTAGCGGCAACGATTTTCGACAGGTCCCATACTCAGAACCTACGGATCGTTGACAACGAGAATTTCAGCATAACGCTTGGCGTCCTTCCCGCAGTGTTTACATTGCTGGCCGTGGTCCTGTCCTTCAAGCTCCACAACGGATACTATCGCGCGAGTGCGGGGACACAGTGGGAACACGGAAACGAGCATCAGGCTAATAGCGTTATCGCTATGGAACACGGAAACGGGCGGCAGATTGATAACGCAAATGCTTTGAAGTCTAGGAACGGCGTTTCAGTTGGTTCGGTTTCTATTGGCGGTGTTGCAGCGCTGGATCGAAAGAACGGCGACGCGAGCGAATCCAACTCGCCAGAATTGCCGGATAAGGCCGATTCGCCGCAACTCGCTCAAATCGCAAATTCCCCAAATGCCAGAGTCTCCGTCGAGTCCGGCCAGTCCCATATCCTTTCCAAACTCAATGCCAAACGAGATTGGTTGGCCACCTTGCAAAGTGCAGCGAAAGTCAGAGGGTATCGCGTCTTGCTAGGTGACCAGTTTATTGATTGTCTTCCCGAGGGAGTTGATTCCTCGGCTGGTTCGGCTGATTCCGTTGGATCAACCAGTCCAACCGGCCCAACCAACCCGTCTGTTGAAAGCGCAACTGCCACCAAACGTCGGGATTCATATCGTCTGCTATACGAGGGTGGCAGGTATCGCATTGCTCGTTTGCGACCTGAGTCCGACAACTCAACGGGAGAACTTGCTAATTTTCTAAATCCGACGAGCGCCGTCTTTTATATGGTGCTGCTGATGGAAGATCCCCGGGCTTCAAGACCTGCTGCGATATCAAACCTTGCTGAGACTTATCGTGGCGAGGAATGGAAGGTGCCCGAACGGGTGGCGGATGTTATCTCGTCCGAATATTTCAGCTGCGGCAAAATACTGCCTGGGCGCGTGTGCGTGGGCAAAAGCGACGGGCTTTGGTATGTAGTGTATTGCGATTCCATATCCAATATCAAAAGCGGTTACTACCCGACCCAGCCTTGCAAGACCTATCCACAGGCCTTGCAGAGAATGGCGGATATGGCTTGGTCGTTGCAGCGTTCTGTTTCCTTGGCCAGAGAACTGGACATGTCCTATTCATACGATGCCGAACAATCCACGGCAATGTTCATTTCCGGGCAGTCGAGGCGTTCGGCTTACGACGGCCTGCCAACGCTCTATGTCCCGACTTTCAGGCTTGGCAAGAAGGTTGCGGCGATTGGCGGCGACAATG
This window encodes:
- a CDS encoding tetratricopeptide repeat protein, coding for MAAANNPQSNPGISLAGAVDLSSIKHQVQAEPGQAGGAPSAGGYVIDVTEATFQAVLQTSATYPVVLLLWIPTDDRLFAMAKKLGDAINAMKGQLQLARVDINAEPEIAQAFQIKGAPALFALIGGRPMPILEGLPSDEELTQITDTLLPQIVQLAQQAGVTGTAPYSGDPDADAAAGEGGADAAEQVPPEHQQAHQLAADGDYAGAAEAYAQVLEANPNDTLAARERSKALLLARSGSADVREVRAAAAEHPDDVDAQLAVADIDMIGGQIEDAFSRLLDYLAAGHKADLEPVRKRLLEYFVIPEPDDPRLKAARRRLSTLMY